The Drosophila bipectinata strain 14024-0381.07 chromosome 3L, DbipHiC1v2, whole genome shotgun sequence region ACCAACACTTCTTTTAGTGTTGGAAAATGTTAATCTTGAAAGTGTGGCATCACTGCTAGTTgtggaaaaggaaaaaattttAGTTTGCTGTCAACGTGTATCAAATTTTGGGCTGCTTCATATTTATTAATACCCCACGtaagaaaaaatacaatttttccaGTGAGAGAGGATCTATAGATCCgtctaaaaatatttcaacattATCCCAACACAGAAACATGATTCCCCGTCGAAGCCAGCGCCTACAGCAGCAACGAGAAGCAGCTTCACTGGCTCTTGCAGGACTTCAAGCCGATTTGCAGGAACAAGATGTAACTGAAGATAGTGTGAACGCCCTTGAAAACCCCAATGGCACTTTAAGAGCCCTGTTAAGACCATCCCGTGCTCGACGACTGCGAAGTCCTGCGGCTCAACAGCCACCGGCCAATTCGCGCAGGAGACGCGGTGCTATCACCAGAAGAATTTCTTCCAATCAACGAGGTAGTCTCCAGCAGGCACCAAGACGCGCAAGGCGCCCACGAGGTCGCCCGAGTCGTGGCCGCAGCAATACAGACTCGGTTCCTAACGCGCCAACCGGCAATGTGGCGGAAGAAGGTCTCTTGGGGACCTTGGCCCGCCAGTTCAACCGCATGGTTAATCAGATGAGCTTCGTTCAGCCGCCGCACAACCCCATAGGCTCTGGCCCATCCAGACGGGGTGATAGTCCGGCTGCGACTGGAAGACTGAATCGCGAACTTTCGGATTTCATGCGAGAACCTCCAGATGGCTGCAAAGTTGAGATGGTAGATGACGATATCTTTCATTGGCGAGCCACCATTTTGGGGCCCCCAGATACCCCGTACGAAGGTGGCCACTTCATGCTCGACCTAAGTTTTCCATTGGACTACCCTTTTCATCCACCACAAGTGTACTTTCTAACGAAAATCTACCACTGCAATATAACCTCCTCTGGTTACATCTGTCTGGATATTCTCAGTCTGCAGTGGTCGCCAGCACTGACGGTTGGCAAGGTCCTTATTTCCCTTGTTTCACTGCTGTCCGATCCGAACCCAAACGATCCCCTGGAATCTACCATTGCTCATCTCTACAAACATCACCGCAGCCAGCACGACCGTAACGCTCGGGCCTGGACCGATCGATATGCCAAACCCAATCAGCCGGTTGAGGATACGAACTTGGGTAGGCACACCGTCGACATGACGCTACCGCCAACACCGCCCGCTCCCCAACGCTATACTTAGCTatactaaaaataatttgtttcatGATATTCAAGAATGTTTATTGGATGTTGTGCCAGCACTTTTTGGTGGTTTTGAAACAGTATACGACACtaagatatatatgtatgcttAACTGTTAAGTTTATGAATACGATTGTTGacatacaaatacaaaatacatacAGGGGGTTTGCTAAGCTTATGTGGCAATCACCCACCTAATTGAAGATATCGAAGTAAACATCTACGTAAATCTAAAgaattgtttttgattttatacACGCATCTTAGCCTACTGTAAGAACTATTCCGATTTGTGGGTACTTGTGCTGCTGAACGGCTAAGATATATCTTCGTTATCGTGCGGGTTAGTTGGTAGATAGGATTTTCTTTAAGCAGGTGGTAATTTCATTTACTTAAACGTACTTTGCATTTGAGTTAATTGAGTTGGAGCTGGTATATACTCCATACATCTATGTGTGGGATCTATACCGTTCCGATTACATTGGTTAGCTTTCTCTAAAATAGTTTGTGTACAATGTAGTAGTTAACCTTTCAACTAAACGAATTCATTTTATCTATGCTAAAGTCCTTTGGATTGTGGTATAGTTAATTTTGTGGCTATTAGTGGCTCTGCCTCATTTGTTCTTGGGCAAATGGCGTTTCATGTGTAGCGCCAGGTGGTCGCTCCGCGCGAAGCTCCTTTCGCACACGATGCACTTGAAGGGTTTGGCTCCGGTGTGCTTCCTGTAGTGCCGGGTCAGCTCGTCCGATCTTGCAAAGCGCCACTCGCATTCCGGCCACTGGCAGGTGTAGGGTTTTTCGCCTGAAATTTGAAGAGAATGGTTTAAAGTTAAAGATTTTGTCTTCTATTTAGATGTTTATTTGTTAAGAGTTACAATAGTAGATGTATGGATATCTTAAATATTGTAAGGAAACCATGTCCAGCCTGTTCAAAATTGTTATGCAAGAAGTTtaacaaacatttttcaattGTGTACTTTGAAATTTGAATGTTCCTTTGtgaaccataaaaaaaaaacattcgcTGTACATAAACCTAAAAAATTCCACCGGCCGGTGGCCAAAACTCTTTGTTATTTCCACTGCTCTATGACTAATTCAAGACCCTATTGGCGGAGAAGGGAGACCCCTCCAGTTCATTGGCATAACAATTCGTATGcgacataaacataaacattcgTGTTCagatttaaattgaaattgaatgaAATAATTATTGCGGTTGGAGATTTGTGATTGAACTTGacatttttgtttgatttcgGCTGTGGATTGTGGAGCGAATCGAATGGACTTAATCGAATTAGATTGGCCGGGGTAGACAGAATTGAGACTGGGTGCTGAAAGACAACGATTCGAAAGGTTAAAGAATCGCAAAACATATTTAACGAACGTGTAAGATAAAGTGCCTTGCAGGCCCCGAAAtctttttaaacaatttcttcTCTCACAAACTTTCCCCAAATTTATCAAATTTTCGTGGCTCTCATCCCAACTCAATTTTGAGATTCAGCCAACATCAAAGCAAGTGAGACTTGT contains the following coding sequences:
- the LOC108126432 gene encoding uncharacterized protein: MIPRRSQRLQQQREAASLALAGLQADLQEQDVTEDSVNALENPNGTLRALLRPSRARRLRSPAAQQPPANSRRRRGAITRRISSNQRGSLQQAPRRARRPRGRPSRGRSNTDSVPNAPTGNVAEEGLLGTLARQFNRMVNQMSFVQPPHNPIGSGPSRRGDSPAATGRLNRELSDFMREPPDGCKVEMVDDDIFHWRATILGPPDTPYEGGHFMLDLSFPLDYPFHPPQVYFLTKIYHCNITSSGYICLDILSLQWSPALTVGKVLISLVSLLSDPNPNDPLESTIAHLYKHHRSQHDRNARAWTDRYAKPNQPVEDTNLGRHTVDMTLPPTPPAPQRYT